ATTGCAATGAAAATTGGATACCGTTTGTTTGCACTCTTCATGGTGATGGAATGCTTTGCGCTTCCGGCGTTTGCCCAGGAAGGCGATTTTTTTGATACCTATATTCCTATCGCAAAACTGTTTGACTCTCCAGTGTTTTTTGCGTGCGTGGTCGGCAGCGCCGTCTTGATTTTGGTTATCACCCTCTTATTCATCCTCTATACCAATAATCTTGAAAAAAAATGTTATGAATGGGGCAAGAAAAAGAAAACCAGCGAATTGATCGGTCTGTTAGAAAGCCCCATCGCGGCGGAGCGTCGCTCGGCGTTTATTTATCTTCGCAATCATGGAAGCGACGATGAGGCCGAAGAACTCATCATCAATCAACTGCACGAACAGCGGCGCAATGGCGAAGTGAATCCCTACCTGATTTATTTGATGGAAGACTTGCGTTGTTTTTCGGGCATCCCCGTTTTGAAAACCATCAACAAAAGCAATTCGCAATACGCCCAAATCGCGGGCGAGTCGCTCGCGGGATTGTTGTCTGACCAAAGTCAGGATCAAGAAAAGCAAAGCGACAAAGACAAAACGAAGTAAATCCTGATCGTTTAATTTCCCTAAAGTAGGGTGGGTTCTTAACCCACTATTACAACTGAATACAGTGTATAATGTAACAAATTAGTATCAGGGGTTTTCCATGAACTGGAAAGAGTACATCGAACAGCAACCGGGCGTTATGTTAGGCAAGCCTGTGATTAAGGGTACTCGCTTGACTGTAGAAATGGTTTTAGAAAGCATGGCTGAAGGCGCGACAGAAGCAGACCTTCTTGAAGCCCACCCCCGCTTGCGCCCGATACATATTAAAGCCGTTCACGCCTATGCCGCCGCCTCACTTTCCGCAGACAAAATCCTTTCACTGACAGACTGATCCATTTTCGTGAACGTGCGGCTTATTGGAAAATTCGTTTTTGAATCTTATTCTCAATTTTTTATATTCCCTCTGAATGTTTCATTCTCTCCTCTCGTATCACTCTTTGAAAGCAGTTCATAACCTACAGAAATGATACGAATAGGAGCGCGAAACCATGAATCAAAGTCAAGTGAAAAGAAGTGTCGATTGGATTGGGATTGCCATCATTGCCGCAATGGTGGGGGTGTTGTGTGTTTCCGGGGCTTTTGCACAGACCGCTAGTTCAGATAAGGTGTTGTTCGTCCAGGTTAAAACGGAAGACGGCGTGAACATTGATGCGAGCCTGCCGTTCTCCGTGTTAGAAACGCTGATCGATTCCGCTCCCAAAGAGCTCGATGAGATTGTGAAAAAACATTCGGTGCACGTCAGAGAGATGCTGGCGGAGCTGAAAAAGATGGAAGGCAAAGATTTGGTGCGCGTCATCGGCGCCAACGATGTTCGGATCGGCGTACTCGCCTGGCAATCTGAAGAAGATAATTTTATCAAAGTTAATGTGAAGCCCGGCGGTGAAGACGAGGACGTCGAAGAAGTTAACATCTGTTTGCCCAAGGGGCTGGTTACAATCGCATTGGCCGCAGCCAAAGACCTTGATCTGGGCGAAGATCAAAAAGAAATCGGCAAGATCGTTGAAGAAATCATGAAAGCGGTTAGCGAAGGCATGAAACAAGGCGGCGACAATGGCGACGATCACAACGGAGAGAATGAGCAATAAGCAATAGTCCGAGTGAGTTGATTGGATCAACTTGGGGAGGGCGAACCTCCTGGTGAGCCGCGTGAGAACAAAACCATTTCTCATACCCGCGGCTCGTCGGGAGACTCGCCCTCCCCTTGGTTTGTCTAACGATGGATTTTACGGCTTGAAGGCAAAACGCGGCAGTCCAAGATAATGCAGCAGCAAATGTCCAACCACCACTTCGAGGCGCGAATCTTCCGTCAGTGAAATACGGATGGTGTCGCCCAAGCCCATCTGCAATAGCGAGCCGAGTCCCGCCCACGAGTTAATCACCGCCGCGCGACCACAGCCCGCTTCGGTCACGCCGAGGTGGAGTGGGTACGGCGAAGTCTTGGCGAAAATCTGATACGCGTCGATGATCCAACGGGCGTCGTTGGCTTTCAGCGAAACCACCATGTTCTCCACGCCTTCTTCTTCCATCAAGCGTACGGAATTTTGCGCACTGATGGCGAGCGCTTCGGCGGAATGGTCGCCGTATTTTTCTAAAAGATCGCGATCCAGCGAGCCTGCATTAACGCCGACGCGAATCGGGATGTTGCGGGCGACGGCTTCGCGGGCAATTTTTTTGAGCAATTTGGGGTCGCGAATGTTGCCGGGGTTGATGCGCAACTTGTGCGTGCCTGCTTCAAGCGCGGCCAACGCCATCGGTGGACGAAAATGAATATCGGCGACCAATGGAATGGGCGAATCTTTTACGATTCGCTCAAACGTGCCCGCCGAGCCTTCGTCAGGAACGCTGACGCGGTTGATGTCGGCGTGGAAGGGCTGCAATTCCATCGCGTCTTCCCAGCAGTTAATTTGCTTGAGAATGTTTTGCTCGCGGTCGGGCAGATTTTCAGGATTGATGCTATAGACGTTGTCGATCTCGCGCATGGCGGAGTCGTAATCGGTGGTTGGCACTTTGACCATGGTTTGAACGGCGATGGGGTGGTTTTCGCCGATGGATACATCGCCGATGGTCACGGCTTTGGTTTGACGCCGGGGGCGCAACACGGGCGCCAGAGGAGGCGTAGCGGTACTCATTAGTTTCGTTCCTCGATTTCTTGTTTGATGCGCCGGGCGGTTTCTTCCATCCGGGCGACGTCTTCTGTCCGGTCGAGCGCTTGGTAAAGTTTGGCGGCGAGGTCGTAATAGCGCGGTCGGGCAGGAAAGAGCGCTTGTGCGGCGCGAAGTTCCTGTATGGCTTCTTCGGTATATCCTAGCGCAAACAGCGCTTCGGCCAAATCGGCGCGTAACGTTGCACGGCGCGGCGCCCGGGCGACTGCCCGGTGCATGCAATTGAGGCGCGTCTGTTGTGCGATGGGGGTTGGAGTTCTCGCCCAGAGATTGCCCAAACTGTTCCAGGAGGACGCGTCGCTTGGGTCCCAAAGGACGGCGCGTTCGTACGCGGTTCGCGCCGGGTAAAATTTTTCGTCAAGCAGACTGTAATAGCCCTCATCGGCGGCGAGGCGGTTGGCGTACTTGCATCCTGCAAAATACCCCCAGCAAAGGAATAGGAGGATTGCCAGCGCCCAATTGATTGCTATAGGCCATTGTCGAATGGATTGCATCTGGATTTTTGAAACGGAAACTGCACTCATTAAAAAGAGCGGAACATACCACAGTTCCGGCAAACGGTTGTGGAAATCAACGCATGACAGAAACACGAATACGCTGCAAGCGCCGAATGCCGCCCAGACGGCGGCGCGATCAGGAACCGGTTGGCGCCAGCGTTTCCATAGATAGGCAAAGACAACCAGCAATAACCAAGTAAGCAAGACGGCGCCAATCAGTCCGCCTTCGACCGTGCTTTCAAGAAATACATTATGGACATAACGCGCTTCGAGGTCGCCGGGGCGGATGTGCTGGGCATAGAATCCTTCGAATCCTTCGAGGCCGACGCCGAAGCAGGGGTGGTCTTGAATGACCGCTAACGCGCCGCGATAGAAGTGGGTGCGCGCAACGATGGTAGACAGCGTCATCAGCCGGTCGCCGAACAAATGAGCGGGAAGAATGAAAATTGCGCCCGCCAGTGCGATGATTGGCGCTGATAGTGATAGGGCGATTGCCTTCCACGTGATGCGTCCGCCGCGCTGCAGCCACTCAAACAACGCTATCAGAACAAACGTCAGCGCCAGCGCCAACAACGCGCTACGCGAGAAGGTGCGGTAAATCCCTGTTGTTAGAATGAACCCCGCGAGGCAGAGCGCGATGCGCGCGCCCCAGGTTTTCGACTGGCGAAGCAATAACCACAGCGGCCATAAGCAGAGAACAAAATAGCCTGCGGTGTGGTTGGGATTGCCGAAATTTCCCATGGCGCGATTGGCTTCGAGCGAGACGATCATTTCCGCGTTCATGGTTTCGTCGTACATTGGATTCGTGCGCAAGGCTTCGATGAGTTCGCCGTGTCCAGTCCACTGCACATAGAGTGCTTGCAGCGCCGCCGCCGCGCCGCCAATGACCAGCGCCATAGTAAGTGTGCGGCGGTGGGACGTTGAGAAGTTCATCAGTCGCAAGACGGTCCATAAGAAAAGAAGCGCTACGAGATTTGAAAAAGCGTTGCCTGCGCGAAAAAAATCGGGCGCGTAGGACAGGCTGACGGCGGAGGCCGCGACCCCCAAGAATGCGGGCAAAAAAAACGGTTCGTGGTTGAGTTGGCGAACGGCGCCCCGCCATCCGTATTGCGCGATCAACACCGCGACGCACAAATATAAAAACGAGCGGAACGCAAAGGCGATATCGTAATGAATGAGTTGCGGCAATAGCGGCGCGAGAAAAAACAACACCGCCAGCGCGCCGACGATGACGGCGTGATGGCGCGTATTGAGCGTGAGTGGGGCGTCGTTCATTGCTCCGACCCTTTGCGGGCGAATCCGCTAAAGCGAGGCCAAGCGATTGGCCAACCAGGATTCGAGCAACGCAAGCAGCAAGCAAATAAAAATCAGCACGATGCGAAGATCAAATCCGCCCTGCATTTTTCCGAGCGCATCATTGATTGAATCGAGATCGACAAACTCGATGCCGTAGCGGGCTTGCAGTTGCTGGCGTTCGTCTTGGGTGAGCATGGTCAGGTCTGATTCAAATCGGCGTTGCGGGGGCGTCCAGTTTTCTTGTCGCGTTACGCGCGCGGCGTCTTTGGCGAGTTCCCACATCAGGGCGGGGAACAGCGGCGACAATAGTGCGCCTTGGTTGGTAGACAGCGGCGCGTTGAGCAGCCAGATGCGTCCTTGTCCGAGCGTGAAGCCAGCCAAGCTATGCGCGGTCGCGGCGCCATATTCGTAGGCCGTCGTCGGTTGCGCTTCGCTGCGGGTGAGTGCGCCGTGTTGCTTCGGGGTCCAATCATCCCAGGCGGATTTCGGCCAGACCGAAAGGGCGTCGCCCAGTGTTTCTATTGATGAAACTGTGATCGAACCTGCCTGCGCTTCTGTATTTTCCGGCAGCCATTCCCAGCCGAGTTCTCCCAAAAATTCCGCCCATGCGCCTTGGGGAACTTCGCCGCCGGTCATAACCAGGACCGCGCCGCCTTGTTTGGCGAACTCTATCACTAACGAAGTTTCCGCCGCCGACCATTCCGTCCGCCAGGCTGGATTCAACACCAACCAATCATCATCGGGACTCAATGCTTCGAGTGAAGTTGGGGCGTAATGAATTTGAATGGGGCCTGTTTGCGTATCGTCTGGTTTCACTGACGCCCGCAAGACGGCGAGCGACGATGAAGGCGCCGTTTCGTCCGCTGCGAGAACAATGTTGAACTGCGTTTGAATGGGGACCTGAAATTCTAACTGATTGTCGATGGGCAATGGGTCGTCTGGTTCGATTTGAATCCGCCATTGGGAAGCGTAGGTCTCTTCATTCGTTTTGATCGCGACCAAATCGCCTGCGGACGCGGTGAATGAAAAGGGGACGCGCTGAACGCCGGATGTGTTGCCGGGAAACGAAACGTCGTTTTGCAATACGTCTTCGTCGGCATCAACGCGGGTGACGGTCAAGCCGCCGTTGACGGTTTCTTGCCAGCCG
This sequence is a window from Candidatus Hinthialibacter antarcticus. Protein-coding genes within it:
- a CDS encoding flavodoxin-dependent (E)-4-hydroxy-3-methylbut-2-enyl-diphosphate synthase — encoded protein: MSTATPPLAPVLRPRRQTKAVTIGDVSIGENHPIAVQTMVKVPTTDYDSAMREIDNVYSINPENLPDREQNILKQINCWEDAMELQPFHADINRVSVPDEGSAGTFERIVKDSPIPLVADIHFRPPMALAALEAGTHKLRINPGNIRDPKLLKKIAREAVARNIPIRVGVNAGSLDRDLLEKYGDHSAEALAISAQNSVRLMEEEGVENMVVSLKANDARWIIDAYQIFAKTSPYPLHLGVTEAGCGRAAVINSWAGLGSLLQMGLGDTIRISLTEDSRLEVVVGHLLLHYLGLPRFAFKP
- a CDS encoding DUF433 domain-containing protein; translated protein: MNWKEYIEQQPGVMLGKPVIKGTRLTVEMVLESMAEGATEADLLEAHPRLRPIHIKAVHAYAAASLSADKILSLTD
- a CDS encoding BatA domain-containing protein → MFTFANPFLLWAFPILALPWIFRRRREDQIQRVDFPLIRFLLEAKEKDFINPQLQELLLLILRTLLLAMILLALAGPRWQTSGAGARLWSWLPFASALQQQIAVIDSSYSMGYDDGDAQWMPRANDAWNNVKQSLGGLALRTYRWDAASVGASAAAALNPLSRAEIDLLFEETPTANGASSIDLFASLRSQLNSGERIVIITDGQRLPWQSLLDGPVPPSSVPPCIVAVVGTEPAVNLWCDIDAISLPPWGVAGWESFTGYTGAIGWQETVNGGLTVTRVDADEDVLQNDVSFPGNTSGVQRVPFSFTASAGDLVAIKTNEETYASQWRIQIEPDDPLPIDNQLEFQVPIQTQFNIVLAADETAPSSSLAVLRASVKPDDTQTGPIQIHYAPTSLEALSPDDDWLVLNPAWRTEWSAAETSLVIEFAKQGGAVLVMTGGEVPQGAWAEFLGELGWEWLPENTEAQAGSITVSSIETLGDALSVWPKSAWDDWTPKQHGALTRSEAQPTTAYEYGAATAHSLAGFTLGQGRIWLLNAPLSTNQGALLSPLFPALMWELAKDAARVTRQENWTPPQRRFESDLTMLTQDERQQLQARYGIEFVDLDSINDALGKMQGGFDLRIVLIFICLLLALLESWLANRLASL
- a CDS encoding O-antigen ligase family protein codes for the protein MNDAPLTLNTRHHAVIVGALAVLFFLAPLLPQLIHYDIAFAFRSFLYLCVAVLIAQYGWRGAVRQLNHEPFFLPAFLGVAASAVSLSYAPDFFRAGNAFSNLVALLFLWTVLRLMNFSTSHRRTLTMALVIGGAAAALQALYVQWTGHGELIEALRTNPMYDETMNAEMIVSLEANRAMGNFGNPNHTAGYFVLCLWPLWLLLRQSKTWGARIALCLAGFILTTGIYRTFSRSALLALALTFVLIALFEWLQRGGRITWKAIALSLSAPIIALAGAIFILPAHLFGDRLMTLSTIVARTHFYRGALAVIQDHPCFGVGLEGFEGFYAQHIRPGDLEARYVHNVFLESTVEGGLIGAVLLTWLLLVVFAYLWKRWRQPVPDRAAVWAAFGACSVFVFLSCVDFHNRLPELWYVPLFLMSAVSVSKIQMQSIRQWPIAINWALAILLFLCWGYFAGCKYANRLAADEGYYSLLDEKFYPARTAYERAVLWDPSDASSWNSLGNLWARTPTPIAQQTRLNCMHRAVARAPRRATLRADLAEALFALGYTEEAIQELRAAQALFPARPRYYDLAAKLYQALDRTEDVARMEETARRIKQEIEERN